The following proteins are encoded in a genomic region of Paenibacillus sp. FSL R7-0273:
- a CDS encoding alpha/beta fold hydrolase, with translation MPFIQVNDINMYYQLYNEETSAETAVLLHGLGLNLELWKDITPFFERHYRVLLLDLRGHGRTERGTPALSWNLFVEDIHDLLQLLKIEHVHFIGHGFGGNLAIKYSLLHKEKVKSLSLLAAPAFYPQKSIHALIRRRRQLTSSGSMLPLAHSMVKGITLEPSGSRLFDAIVKSFTLVSPETYFEIFNLYLASPPNGDFDSLTHPTLSLVGSHDPLFLTSYTLSSRLLLKTQLLIVPHSSNAVFIDQPKLTFEWIHDFISGPPLETHDYCSLESEAAEQVIHYIHDIYEEGLYRLESLEVIQVDLLEPAESKPSILITDKE, from the coding sequence ATGCCGTTTATACAGGTTAATGACATTAATATGTATTATCAGCTCTATAATGAAGAGACTTCCGCAGAGACAGCCGTGCTCCTTCATGGGCTTGGACTGAACCTGGAGCTGTGGAAGGACATCACTCCTTTTTTCGAACGGCACTACCGGGTGCTGCTTCTGGATCTGCGGGGACATGGCAGAACCGAAAGAGGGACCCCGGCCCTTAGCTGGAATCTCTTTGTTGAGGATATCCATGATTTACTGCAGCTGCTGAAAATAGAGCACGTTCATTTCATAGGACATGGCTTTGGAGGAAACCTGGCAATTAAGTACAGCCTGCTGCACAAGGAGAAGGTTAAAAGCCTGTCACTGCTTGCCGCTCCTGCATTTTATCCGCAAAAATCAATCCATGCACTGATTCGTAGACGCAGGCAATTAACCAGCAGCGGCTCTATGCTGCCGCTTGCCCACAGCATGGTTAAGGGGATCACCCTGGAACCTTCCGGCAGCCGCCTTTTTGATGCAATCGTCAAATCCTTTACCCTGGTTTCCCCTGAAACCTACTTTGAGATATTTAATCTGTATCTGGCCTCACCGCCTAACGGAGACTTTGATTCACTGACCCACCCTACCCTGTCGTTAGTCGGGTCTCATGACCCTCTTTTTCTGACTTCCTATACTCTATCTTCAAGGCTGCTGCTTAAAACACAGCTGTTAATTGTTCCGCATTCCTCCAATGCTGTCTTTATCGACCAGCCCAAGCTGACCTTTGAATGGATACATGATTTTATCTCCGGCCCGCCGCTGGAAACACATGATTATTGTTCCCTTGAGAGCGAAGCGGCTGAACAGGTCATCCATTATATTCATGATATTTATGAGGAGGGTCTCTATAGATTAGAGTCTTTAGAGGTGATACAGGTTGATCTGCTTGAGCCTGCGGAATCTAAACCATCCATTCTAATTACGGATAAGGAATAA
- a CDS encoding MFS transporter, giving the protein MSNRERGFGRFLLLWSGQLVSSVGSGLTAFGLGVYLYQQTGQASAMALVTLLAFMPSLLLSPVAGVLADRYDRRLLMMLGDSLSATGLIYILICLLSGEAQLWQICLGVTVSSVFSSLLDPAYKATVTDLLTEEQYTRASGFVQVAGSAKYLISPALAGYLLLVSDVKLLLVIDICTFLVTVASTLAVRRGLPSKQTEQQAGSFIRELKEGWSAVSVSRGVLMLVMMTSVMTFCLGFIETLSMPMILAFADSAALGTLETVIALGMLASSILIGILPLKKNFVKTLALSLFCGGLCMALFGLRENVLLLGVSGFFFFATLPFANTSLDYLLRTNIRNAVQGRAWSLIGLVSQLGFIAAYMLSGVLADRVFTPLLTDKGLLAGSVGRITGTGSGRGIGLLIILAGLLLSAAAVILYNLKSIKKLETGGEPCTTG; this is encoded by the coding sequence ATGAGTAACCGGGAGCGGGGCTTCGGCAGGTTTCTCCTGCTGTGGTCGGGACAGCTTGTGTCGTCAGTCGGCAGCGGACTAACAGCTTTTGGTCTGGGGGTGTACCTGTATCAGCAGACCGGGCAGGCATCCGCCATGGCTCTGGTTACTCTGCTGGCCTTTATGCCTTCACTCTTATTAAGCCCTGTTGCCGGCGTGCTTGCGGACCGCTATGACCGGAGGCTGTTAATGATGCTGGGCGACAGCCTGTCTGCAACCGGGCTCATCTATATTCTGATCTGTCTGCTTAGCGGTGAAGCGCAGCTTTGGCAGATCTGCCTGGGAGTAACCGTTAGCTCGGTATTTTCCTCACTGCTTGATCCGGCGTACAAAGCAACGGTGACGGATCTGCTGACGGAGGAGCAGTATACCAGGGCGAGCGGTTTCGTCCAGGTGGCCGGCTCGGCCAAATACCTCATCTCCCCGGCGCTTGCCGGCTATCTGCTCCTGGTGTCGGATGTGAAGCTGCTGCTGGTCATCGACATCTGCACTTTTTTGGTTACTGTTGCTTCAACGCTTGCTGTGCGCAGGGGGCTTCCTTCCAAGCAGACGGAACAACAGGCCGGTTCATTCATCCGTGAGCTAAAAGAAGGCTGGAGCGCGGTTTCCGTAAGCAGAGGTGTGCTGATGCTGGTAATGATGACATCGGTAATGACCTTTTGCCTCGGATTCATAGAGACCCTGTCGATGCCGATGATTCTGGCTTTTGCCGATAGTGCTGCACTCGGTACGCTTGAAACGGTCATCGCACTGGGCATGCTGGCATCCAGCATCCTCATCGGCATTCTCCCGCTCAAGAAGAATTTCGTAAAGACCCTGGCGCTGTCCCTGTTCTGCGGAGGGCTGTGTATGGCGCTATTCGGGCTACGGGAAAATGTGCTTTTGCTTGGCGTTTCCGGATTTTTCTTTTTCGCCACCCTGCCGTTTGCCAATACCAGCCTGGATTATCTTCTGCGGACCAATATCAGGAATGCCGTGCAGGGCCGGGCCTGGTCACTGATCGGGCTAGTGTCACAGCTGGGCTTCATAGCCGCTTATATGCTGTCCGGGGTGCTCGCTGACCGTGTGTTCACTCCGCTTTTGACAGACAAGGGTCTGCTTGCAGGCAGTGTGGGCCGGATTACAGGTACAGGCAGCGGCCGGGGAATCGGACTTCTGATCATCCTCGCGGGGCTGCTGTTAAGTGCGGCTGCGGTTATTCTATATAACCTGAAATCCATTAAAAAGCTGGAAACCGGAGGTGAACCATGTACTACAGGATAA
- a CDS encoding AAA family ATPase produces MKTLGLTLGKFAPLHKGHQYMIEAALQEVDELIVVVYETAVSPIPLQIRAGWIRTLYRAVRVIEAWDGPDGYSDDREHEIREEQYILGLLKGEQVTHFYSSEFYGKHMSIALGAADRRVDEAREKVPVSATMVRSDPYKYRDYVSDLVYRDLITKVVFVGAMSTGKSTITEALARRHRTAYASEYGRDYWAEHQVDRRIGLEAFDEIALGHLEREEQALLAADRYLFVDTNAITTYMYALDYHGRAPGLLTRLALENTQRYDLFFLCDDDIPYDDTWDRSGDQKRHVFHKQIIADLQARRIPYITLRGSLEERMRRVDEVLAEFEPYSNYFGGQA; encoded by the coding sequence ATGAAGACACTTGGATTAACACTGGGCAAGTTCGCCCCGCTGCATAAAGGGCATCAGTATATGATTGAAGCGGCGCTGCAGGAGGTCGATGAGCTCATTGTGGTGGTTTATGAAACGGCTGTTTCTCCTATTCCCTTGCAGATTAGGGCTGGCTGGATCCGTACGCTCTATCGGGCGGTCCGGGTCATTGAGGCCTGGGACGGTCCGGACGGCTATTCCGACGACAGGGAGCATGAGATCCGTGAAGAGCAGTATATCCTGGGATTGTTAAAAGGCGAGCAGGTGACCCATTTCTATTCCAGCGAGTTCTACGGCAAGCATATGAGCATTGCCCTTGGTGCAGCAGACCGGCGGGTGGATGAGGCACGTGAGAAGGTGCCTGTATCGGCCACAATGGTCCGTTCTGATCCGTATAAATACCGGGATTACGTTAGTGACCTTGTGTACAGGGATTTAATTACCAAAGTGGTATTTGTGGGAGCAATGTCCACCGGTAAATCCACCATTACCGAGGCGCTGGCCCGGCGGCACCGGACGGCTTACGCCAGTGAGTATGGACGGGATTACTGGGCAGAGCATCAGGTGGACCGCCGGATCGGACTTGAGGCTTTTGACGAAATTGCCCTGGGCCATTTGGAGCGTGAGGAACAGGCGCTGCTTGCGGCGGACCGGTATCTTTTTGTCGATACCAATGCGATCACCACGTATATGTATGCTCTGGATTATCACGGGCGTGCACCTGGGCTGCTGACCCGGCTCGCGCTGGAGAATACGCAGCGGTACGATCTGTTTTTCCTGTGCGATGACGATATTCCCTACGATGATACGTGGGACCGCAGCGGGGATCAGAAGCGGCATGTGTTTCATAAGCAGATTATCGCGGATTTGCAGGCCCGGCGGATTCCTTACATTACACTTAGAGGAAGCCTTGAGGAGCGGATGCGCAGAGTAGATGAGGTGCTGGCGGAGTTTGAGCCTTACAGCAATTATTTTGGCGGGCAGGCTTAG
- a CDS encoding ABC transporter permease, whose translation MYYRIIRNDMRAGKLITLTTLLFVTAAAMLVSLSAILTVNLAGAIDTLMTQAKTPHYMQMHSGELDLTRFTAFAEQNSKVDEFQVLEFVNVENARIIIGGKSLADNVQDNGFSTQSGKFDYLLGLDGKVITPAEGELYVPIAYMKDGTAKAGDTAVIAGKELTVAGFLRDSQMNSLLASSKRFLVSGHDYTAIQSSGSTEYLIEFRLKELSMLGAFKNDYTSAGLEANGPAITYPLFKMLNAMSDGLMIAIILLVSLLVVSVAFMCIRFTLLATMERDTREIGVMKAIGLRVSDIKKLYLVKYAGIAALGCVLGYALSLVFRGMLLDNIRLYMGGNEKALLTLLLGLGGVVLVFLAVTGYVNRVLGRFRSISAAEAVRSGTTQDKSGGARQLRLSANRLLNTNVFLGVKDVLARKSLYATMLAVIIIAAFVITVPRNLYNTISAKSFITYMGVGNSDLRLDIQQTDLITAKAAEVAAVMEKDPSISRYAVLTTESFTALKEDGTEERLKIELGDHSIFPVEYAKGRAPAADHEIALSVMNADELGKQPGDVITLKSGGRLLDLTVCGIYSDVTNGGKTAKAAFDSQSGEVMWSVIYAELDDKALAGGTAEKYADRFSFAKVSGVGEYVAQTFGPTISSVGTASRIAIVMMLLISVLVTVLFMRLLVAKDQYLIAVMKSLGFTNADLRAQYFARAAAVLVAGIVFGTVLANTLGEGLAGALIGSFGAASFKFVVDPLAAYLFGPLLLAGPVLIATIIGTSGTGQITISGYIKE comes from the coding sequence ATGTACTACAGGATAATCCGTAACGACATGCGCGCAGGTAAGCTGATTACATTAACCACCCTATTGTTCGTCACCGCTGCCGCTATGCTTGTTTCCCTGTCGGCCATTCTGACCGTCAATCTTGCGGGAGCCATTGATACACTGATGACGCAGGCGAAGACGCCGCATTACATGCAGATGCATTCAGGGGAGCTGGACCTGACGCGGTTTACGGCTTTTGCTGAGCAGAACAGTAAGGTTGACGAGTTCCAGGTGCTTGAATTCGTGAATGTGGAAAATGCGCGGATTATCATCGGCGGCAAGTCGCTGGCGGACAATGTCCAGGACAACGGGTTCAGCACACAGAGCGGCAAATTTGACTACCTGCTGGGCCTGGACGGGAAGGTGATAACGCCGGCTGAGGGGGAGCTGTATGTGCCAATCGCCTATATGAAGGACGGGACCGCCAAGGCCGGAGATACAGCTGTAATTGCCGGAAAAGAATTGACTGTGGCCGGATTTCTCCGTGATTCCCAGATGAACTCCCTGCTGGCCTCCTCCAAAAGATTTCTGGTCAGCGGGCACGACTACACCGCTATCCAATCCTCCGGGAGCACCGAATATCTGATTGAATTCAGACTGAAGGAGCTATCCATGCTTGGCGCTTTTAAAAATGACTACACCTCGGCAGGACTTGAAGCAAACGGCCCCGCCATCACCTACCCACTGTTCAAAATGCTCAATGCCATGTCCGACGGGCTGATGATTGCGATTATTCTGCTGGTCAGCCTGCTCGTTGTTTCTGTCGCTTTTATGTGCATCCGGTTTACTTTACTTGCCACAATGGAACGGGATACCCGTGAGATCGGCGTCATGAAGGCTATTGGACTGCGCGTCTCAGACATCAAGAAGCTGTATCTCGTAAAATACGCGGGTATCGCCGCCCTTGGCTGTGTCCTGGGATATGCCCTTTCGCTAGTATTTAGAGGTATGCTGCTGGACAATATCCGGCTGTACATGGGCGGAAACGAAAAGGCTTTGTTGACCCTGCTGCTCGGACTGGGTGGAGTCGTACTTGTGTTCCTGGCCGTTACCGGCTATGTGAACAGGGTGCTTGGACGCTTCCGGAGCATTTCTGCGGCAGAAGCTGTACGGTCCGGTACCACGCAGGATAAATCAGGGGGAGCCAGGCAGCTGCGGCTGAGTGCAAACCGGCTGCTGAACACCAATGTTTTTCTCGGAGTCAAGGATGTGCTTGCCCGGAAAAGCCTGTACGCGACCATGCTTGCTGTAATCATCATTGCCGCATTCGTTATCACCGTACCCCGGAACCTGTACAACACGATTTCTGCCAAAAGCTTCATCACCTACATGGGCGTAGGCAACAGCGATCTGCGCCTGGATATCCAGCAGACGGATCTTATCACCGCCAAAGCAGCAGAAGTGGCTGCGGTGATGGAGAAGGACCCTTCTATTTCCCGGTACGCCGTGCTTACAACGGAGAGCTTTACCGCCTTAAAAGAGGATGGAACAGAGGAGAGACTCAAGATCGAGCTTGGCGACCATTCCATTTTCCCTGTGGAATATGCTAAGGGAAGAGCGCCTGCAGCTGACCATGAAATCGCCCTGTCCGTGATGAACGCCGATGAGCTCGGCAAGCAGCCGGGTGATGTCATTACGCTGAAGTCCGGCGGACGGCTGCTGGACCTGACGGTATGCGGCATCTACTCAGACGTTACCAATGGCGGGAAGACGGCCAAGGCCGCTTTTGACAGCCAGTCTGGAGAGGTGATGTGGTCCGTCATTTACGCGGAGCTTGATGATAAGGCGCTTGCCGGCGGTACAGCAGAGAAGTATGCAGACCGGTTTTCTTTTGCCAAAGTATCCGGTGTCGGGGAGTATGTTGCGCAGACCTTCGGCCCGACCATAAGCTCTGTGGGGACGGCTTCCCGGATAGCGATTGTTATGATGCTGCTGATCAGCGTGCTGGTAACGGTGCTGTTTATGCGGCTGCTGGTGGCGAAAGACCAGTATCTGATTGCCGTCATGAAGTCTCTGGGCTTTACTAATGCTGACCTTAGAGCACAGTATTTTGCGCGTGCGGCAGCTGTGCTCGTGGCCGGAATTGTATTTGGGACCGTTCTGGCGAACACACTCGGTGAAGGCTTGGCAGGTGCGCTTATCGGCTCCTTCGGTGCAGCCTCCTTCAAATTCGTGGTCGATCCGCTTGCGGCCTACCTGTTCGGTCCGCTGCTGCTGGCCGGCCCGGTGCTTATCGCCACTATAATCGGTACATCGGGTACGGGGCAGATCACCATATCCGGCTATATAAAGGAGTAG
- a CDS encoding TetR/AcrR family transcriptional regulator, producing MRIVKEAETRRNEILDAADELFGQKGFDGTSTNDILNKVGIARGTLYHHFKSKEDIMDALIERYSSRMLGAAQAIALDTTIPVVERILRAVMAMNISSGNGGESSKEIMEHIHRPQNALMHQKIQKILVNGVPPILTPIVREGIQQGLFHTQYPYESMEMIIIYANTIFDEEMVEMTDEVRLSRILAFIANVERLLGAEEGSLMSVMQAFGGGEGDEPGNE from the coding sequence ATGAGAATTGTAAAAGAAGCCGAGACGCGCAGAAACGAAATCCTCGACGCTGCGGATGAGCTGTTCGGGCAGAAGGGGTTCGACGGAACGAGTACCAATGATATTTTGAACAAAGTAGGGATTGCCCGGGGCACGCTGTATCATCACTTCAAATCCAAAGAAGATATTATGGATGCGCTGATTGAGCGGTACAGCAGCAGGATGCTGGGAGCGGCGCAGGCTATTGCCCTGGATACCACTATTCCGGTCGTCGAACGTATTCTCCGTGCCGTTATGGCTATGAATATCAGCAGCGGTAACGGGGGAGAGAGCAGCAAGGAGATTATGGAGCATATCCACCGGCCGCAGAATGCGCTGATGCATCAGAAGATCCAGAAGATCCTTGTTAACGGTGTTCCGCCGATTCTGACCCCCATTGTCCGGGAGGGTATTCAGCAGGGATTGTTCCACACGCAGTACCCGTATGAAAGTATGGAGATGATTATCATCTATGCGAACACCATTTTTGATGAGGAGATGGTTGAGATGACAGACGAGGTACGGCTGTCGCGCATTTTGGCTTTTATCGCCAATGTAGAGCGGCTGCTCGGGGCTGAGGAAGGAAGCTTGATGAGTGTAATGCAGGCGTTCGGCGGCGGAGAGGGAGATGAACCGGGCAATGAGTAA
- the pnuC gene encoding nicotinamide riboside transporter PnuC: MGKATGNWKWFEIVWLVVFTAIGVLFTFISKDSLFGFTVFITGVLCVVLTAKGKLMSYVFGMYNTFGYAYLAYNNGLFGEVMLNLLFFVPMNIVGFYMWRKNFQGGKLTMRQMEIRGMLLVGTVCISGFLLLGFGLSFIPGQNSPYIDALTTVLSVVATILMVRRFKEQWLVYIVLNMFTVLLWGIRTADGSSEGPLMIVMWSAYLLNAAYGYYNWNKGAKEALA, from the coding sequence ATGGGCAAGGCTACGGGAAACTGGAAGTGGTTTGAAATCGTCTGGCTGGTTGTATTTACGGCAATAGGAGTTCTTTTTACGTTTATATCCAAGGATTCATTATTTGGCTTCACGGTTTTTATCACCGGGGTGCTGTGTGTGGTGCTAACGGCGAAGGGGAAGCTTATGAGTTATGTATTTGGCATGTATAACACGTTCGGCTATGCTTATCTGGCCTATAATAATGGATTGTTCGGGGAAGTGATGCTGAATCTGCTGTTTTTTGTCCCGATGAATATCGTCGGCTTCTACATGTGGAGAAAGAATTTCCAAGGCGGCAAGCTGACGATGCGGCAGATGGAGATTAGAGGCATGCTGCTGGTAGGCACGGTCTGTATCTCCGGGTTTCTGCTGCTGGGGTTTGGGCTGTCGTTTATTCCGGGGCAGAACTCGCCGTATATTGATGCTTTAACAACGGTTTTATCGGTCGTGGCTACTATTCTGATGGTGCGCAGATTCAAGGAGCAGTGGCTGGTCTATATTGTGCTCAATATGTTCACTGTGCTGTTGTGGGGTATCCGGACGGCGGATGGGAGCAGTGAAGGCCCGCTGATGATCGTCATGTGGAGTGCCTATCTGCTCAACGCGGCATACGGCTACTATAACTGGAACAAAGGTGCTAAGGAGGCGCTGGCATGA
- a CDS encoding ABC transporter ATP-binding protein: MKKIIAAEHIVKVYGQGGERRKVLDGVSVSINEGEFVSVMGPSGSGKSTLLFAVSGMDTVDGGRVFFDGRELGVLQENELADLRRRRMGFVFQQPTLLKNMNLLDNIILPAMRDHRKNVKKITERARTLMKKTGIEGLEKRDITQVSGGQLQRAGICRALLGSPQILFGDEPTGALNQEAAEGIMSLFAEINEAGTAVMLVTHDARIAAKTERILFMCDGQIVSEMRLPKFRETVLEERMEQVVLRMRELGI, from the coding sequence ATGAAGAAGATTATAGCAGCTGAACATATTGTAAAGGTCTACGGCCAGGGCGGAGAACGCCGCAAGGTGCTTGACGGGGTGTCTGTGAGCATTAACGAGGGGGAGTTCGTGTCGGTGATGGGTCCTTCCGGCTCGGGCAAATCGACGCTGCTGTTTGCGGTGAGCGGAATGGACACGGTGGACGGTGGGAGGGTGTTTTTTGACGGCAGGGAGCTTGGGGTACTTCAAGAGAATGAACTGGCCGACCTGCGCCGGAGACGGATGGGCTTTGTGTTCCAGCAGCCGACCCTGCTGAAGAATATGAACCTGCTGGATAATATCATTCTCCCGGCGATGCGTGATCATAGAAAGAACGTGAAGAAGATTACGGAGCGGGCGAGAACCCTTATGAAAAAGACGGGCATTGAAGGCCTTGAAAAGCGGGACATTACCCAGGTGTCCGGCGGCCAGCTGCAGCGGGCAGGCATTTGCCGGGCGCTGCTGGGCAGCCCGCAGATCCTTTTTGGCGACGAGCCGACCGGAGCGCTGAATCAGGAGGCTGCCGAGGGCATCATGAGCCTGTTCGCCGAAATCAATGAGGCCGGGACTGCGGTGATGCTGGTCACCCATGATGCCAGAATTGCCGCGAAGACAGAACGTATCCTGTTCATGTGCGACGGGCAGATCGTGAGCGAAATGCGGCTGCCGAAGTTCAGGGAAACGGTGCTTGAGGAGCGGATGGAGCAGGTTGTGCTGCGGATGCGGGAGCTGGGGATATAG
- a CDS encoding helix-turn-helix domain-containing protein gives MDIRSEFGRRIKELRARSGMSQELLAYRAGLDRTYISGVERGERNVSLVNIGKIAAALQVSLEYFFSGERFSASVAYQPKDFAIPFKERFKYSLDRDKRLLAFQVNGLFSGKKDVDYLSSVIFGICSAYGNNELDILVDHRGMKASDGEPVVYSPDIAELAGVFQQELTIYSKRVICLCNSRFMVEQLNHVAKTSGIYDKATHLFEKDRLMVENAYSLLDIHDNELVKPAK, from the coding sequence ATGGATATTCGCTCCGAGTTTGGGCGGAGAATTAAGGAATTACGGGCCCGCAGCGGGATGTCGCAGGAATTATTGGCCTATCGTGCAGGACTTGACCGGACCTACATAAGCGGAGTCGAGCGGGGGGAGCGGAATGTCAGTCTGGTGAATATCGGGAAAATTGCCGCTGCCCTGCAGGTGTCGCTGGAGTATTTTTTTTCAGGAGAACGGTTTTCTGCATCTGTTGCGTACCAGCCCAAGGATTTTGCCATCCCCTTTAAGGAGCGGTTCAAATATAGCCTGGACAGAGACAAGAGGCTGCTGGCCTTTCAGGTCAACGGATTGTTTTCCGGGAAAAAGGATGTGGATTACTTATCCTCAGTCATCTTTGGCATTTGTTCGGCATACGGCAATAATGAGCTGGACATCCTGGTGGATCACCGGGGCATGAAGGCTTCGGATGGCGAGCCGGTTGTATATTCTCCTGATATTGCTGAGCTTGCAGGTGTCTTTCAGCAAGAGCTGACTATATACAGCAAGCGGGTAATTTGTCTTTGCAATTCAAGGTTTATGGTGGAGCAGTTAAACCATGTTGCCAAAACGAGCGGAATCTATGATAAAGCCACCCACCTGTTTGAAAAGGACCGGTTAATGGTGGAGAATGCGTATTCACTGCTGGATATTCATGATAATGAGCTTGTTAAGCCGGCTAAATAG